One part of the Panthera leo isolate Ple1 chromosome D4, P.leo_Ple1_pat1.1, whole genome shotgun sequence genome encodes these proteins:
- the ENTPD8 gene encoding ectonucleoside triphosphate diphosphohydrolase 8, with translation MGLTWKPRVLTALLGAAVASGLTTLILILVEATDVLLPTDTKFGIVFDAGSSHTSLFVYRWPADKENDTGVVSQALVCQAKGPGISSYASNPAQAGESLQGCLEEALALIPEAQQRKTPMFLGATAGMRLLSQKNSSQARDIFEAVTQVLGKSPLDFWGAELLAGQDEGALGWITINYVLGMLVKYSFSGEWIQPLEGTLVGALDMGGASTQITFVPGGPILDKSTQTTFRLYGSEHSVYTHSYLCFGRDQMLSRLLAQLVQSSSGPLVRHPCYHSGYWATLSPAALYESPCVHTAAPPELAGNLTVEGTGNPGACISAIRGLFNFSSCQGRGHCAFNGVYQPPVRGQFYAFSNFYYTFHFLNLTSKQPLATVNATIWEFCQRPWKQVEASSPGQDRWLRDYCTSGLYILTLLLEGYGFGEETWPGIEFRKQAGGTEMGWTLGYMLNLTRMIPAEVPAQWRAQSYGIWAAGVVFAVLTLTVTLGAVAGQLLWPQG, from the exons atGGGGCTGACCTGGAAGCCACGGGTTCTCACGGCACTGCTCGGGGCGGCAGTGGCCTCAGGCCTCACCACGCTCATTCTCATCCTGGTGGAGGCCACTGATGTCCTCCTGCCCACAGACACCAAG TTTGGGATTGTGTTTGACGCGGGGTCCTCCCACACGTCCCTCTTTGTGTACCGGTGGCCGGCAGACAAGGAGAACGACACGGGCGTGGTCAGCCAGGCCCTGGTCTGCCAGGCGAAAG GGCCTGGAATCTCCTCCTACGCCTCCAATCCTGCACAAGCCGGTGAGAGCCTgcagggctgcctggaggaagcGCTGGCGCTGATCCCAGAGGCACAGCAGCGGAAGACGCCCATGTTCCTGGGGGCCACGGCTGGCATGAGGCTACTCAG CCAGAAGAATAGCTCTCAGGCAAGAGACATCTTCGAGGCGGTCACCCAGGTCCTGGGCAAGTCCCCCCTGGACTTCTGGGGTGCTGAGCTTCTGGCCGGGCAGGACGAGGGTGCTTTAGGTTGGATCACCATTAACTACGTCCTGGGCATGCTGGTCAAG TACTCCTTCTCTGGAGAATGGATCCAGCCTCTGGAGGGGACACTGGTGGGCGCCCTGGACATGGGTGGAGCCTCCACCCAGATCACCTTTGTGCCTGGAGGCCCCATACTGGACAAGAGCACCCAGACCACCTTCCGCCTCTACGGATCTGAGCACAGTGTCTACACCCACAGCTACCTCTGTTTCGGGCGGGACCAGATGCTGAGCAGGCTTCTGGCACAGCTGGTGCAG AGCAGCTCCGGCCCCCTGGTCCGCCACCCATGCTACCACAGCGGCTACTGGGCCACGCTGTCCCCGGCCGCCCTCTACGAGTCCCCCTGTGTGCACACAGCAGCCCCTCCAGAGCTGGCCGGGAACCTCACTGTGGAAGGGACAGGGAACCCCGGGGCTTGTATCTCAGCCATCCGGGGCCTCTTCAACTTCTCCAGCTGCCAGGGCCGAGGACACTGTGCCTTCAATGGGGTCTACCAGCCCCCTGTGCGGGGCCAGTTCTAT gcCTTCTCCAACTTCTACTACACCTTCCACTTCCTGAATCTCACCTCCAAGCAGCCACTGGCCACCGTCAACGCCACCATCTGGGAGTTCTGCCAGAGGCCCTGGAAGCAG GTGGAGGCCAGCTCGCCCGGGCAGGACCGCTGGCTTCGTGACTACTGTACCTCGGGGCTGTATATTCTCACGCTGCTGCTTGAGGGCTACGGGTTTGGTGAGGAGACTTGGCCTGGCATCGAGTTCCGCAAGCAG GCTGGTGGCACGGAGATGGGCTGGACGCTGGGCTACATGCTGAACCTGACCAGGATGATCCCGGCCGAGGTGCCTGCCCAGTGGCGGGCACAGAGCTATGGCATCTGGGCGGCCGGGGTCGTCTTTGCCGTGCTGACTCTCACGGTTACTCTGGGGGCTGTGGCAGGCCAGCTCCTCTGGCCCCAGGGCTAA
- the NOXA1 gene encoding NADPH oxidase activator 1: MPSLGDLLREWDRGAQAVARGDWDCALRLFSGYPEPSARMCFNVGCVHLLAGDPEAALRAFDQAVTKDTCMAVGFFQRGVASFQLERFQEALCDFRLALAQLRDNTAIDYTQLGLRFKLHAWEVLFNLGAAQCRLGLWAEATRSLEEALSKGSEGARDHLCTALDQVQRQVHLQPRQGPRGEVFRPHRWHLELLEPVDFLGKAKVVSSAFPADRQEDIQPQQPQVQGADGRARPGAAPRAAVTGAWKTRTARGPRRPPETETQVGPGQAGQADHHAPVLSDEQRPSVEQAGKQVPPGLRVAGEPDPGPSEDPSHAGGVAVGDPESLVTLIVQCAFTLALKVPRGADLSSLRTLLSQALPHQAQQGQLSYQDPSNEGRWVPLAREEVLQRAWRDKAASPGVLRLQCRGAGGRPVLYRVVARHSYSAQGPEDLDLQPGDIVDVLCEVDPAWLEGHCDGRIGIFPKCFVVPAGQYM; the protein is encoded by the exons ATGCCCTCTCTCGGGGACCTGCTGCGGGAATGGGACCGGGGCGCGCAGGCCGTAGCGCGCGGGGACTGGGACTGTGCCCTGCGCCTCTTCTCGGGCTACCCGGAGCCGTCCGCCAGGATGTGCTTCAACGTGGGCTGCGTGCACCTGTTGGCCGGGGACCCGGAGGCCGCGCTGCGG GCATTTGACCAAGCAGTGACCAAGGACACTTGCATGGCTGTGGGCTTCTTCCAGCGAGGAGTGGCCAGCTTCCAGCTGGAGAG GTTCCAGGAGGCCCTGTGTGACTTCCGTCTGGCCCTGGCACAGCTGAGGGACAACACCGCCATCGACTATACACAGCTGGGCCTGCGGTTCAAGCTGCATGCCTGGGAG GTGCTCTTCAACTTGGGGGCCGCACAGTGCCGCCTGGGTCTCTGGGCTGAGGCCACCCGCAGCCTAGAGGAAGCCCTCTCCAAGGGGTCAGAAGGGGCCCGAGACCACCTGTGCACTGCCCTGGACCAAGTGcag AGACAGGTGCACCTGCAGCCTCGGCAGGGCCCCAGGGGTGAGGTCTTCCGGCCCCACAGGTGGCACCTGGAGCTCCTGGAACCCGTGGATTTCCTGGGCAAGGCCAAG GTGGTATCCTCTGCCTTCCCTGCCGACCGGCAGGAGGACATCCAGCCTCAGCAGCCCCAG GTTCAGGGTGCAGatggcagagccaggcctggagCCGCCCCACG GGCTGCAGTCACCGGGGCCTGGAAAACCCGCACCGCCCGTGGTCCCAGGAGGCCCCCCGAGACAGAGACACAGGTCGGCCCCGGGCAGGCGGGGCAGGCTGACCACCATGCGCCCGTCCTCTCCGATGAACAG AGGCCCAGTGTGGAACAAGCTGGCAAACAGGTTCCTCCAG GGCTGCGGGTGGCAGGGGAGCCAGACCCCGGCCCTTCTGAAGACCCCTCTCATGCTGGG GGAGTGGCCGTGGGGGACCCTGAGTCCTTGGTGACCCTCATAGTGCAGTGTGCCTTCACACTGGCCCTGAAGGTCCCAAGAGGAGCTGACCTGTCCAGCCTGCGGACCCTGCTGAGCCAGGCCCTCCCCCACCAGGCCCAGCAGGGGCAGCTCAG TTACCAAGACCCCAGCAACGAGGGGCGCTGGGTCCCCCTTGCTAGGGAGGAGGTGCTACAGAGGGCCTGGCGGGACAAGGCGGCCAGCCCTGGGGTCCTGCGGCTCCAGTGCCGG GGAGCGGGCGGCCGGCCTGTCCTCTACCGGGTGGTGGCCCGGCACAGCTACTCTGCCCAGGGGCCTGAGGACCTGGACTTACAGCCAGGGGACATCGTGGACGTCCTGTGTGAAG TGGACCCGGCCTGGTTGGAGGGCCACTGTGATGGCCGCATCGGCATTTTCCCCAAGTGCTTCGTGGTCCCAGCTGGACAGTACATGTGA